In Candidatus Methanomethylophilus alvi Mx1201, a genomic segment contains:
- a CDS encoding reverse transcriptase domain-containing protein — MSLIGDLCDDRKWDLFLENKIAGNTCSDREKEDFRRFVKNRMYRNITEKIQAGEYRFSIPRKKSISKAGTDKRRIVYSFTRKENMVLKMMAYLLHRYDRIFADNLYSYRKDIGVKQAIRRITGVDGLERKYCYKADIHDYFNSVKLEKLLPILEDTVDRQTYDVISGILTNPHVLSEGRILREDSKGIMAGIPISAFLADLYLMDMDFHFQDEGVFYARYADDILILADFEEELEEYREYVCNHLASKGLSMNPKKEHIYSPGETIEFLGFGIDGGKVDLADITVKKIKAKIRRASRSISRWGDRTGASPKARMTVMIQKFDRIFFGVESGELSWKKWYFPMINSIEGLETVDRYLQERIRWVGTGHNRKKNYEDIPYELMSALGYVPLVHEYYLYRKELKGMDNGDGNREDV; from the coding sequence ATGTCTCTGATCGGCGACCTATGCGACGATAGGAAATGGGACCTCTTTCTGGAGAATAAGATAGCTGGTAACACTTGTTCGGACCGCGAGAAGGAGGATTTCCGCAGGTTCGTGAAAAATCGCATGTATCGTAACATCACGGAGAAGATACAGGCAGGGGAATACAGATTCTCAATACCGAGAAAGAAAAGTATCAGCAAGGCAGGCACGGACAAGAGGCGCATCGTCTACAGCTTCACCCGCAAGGAGAACATGGTCCTGAAAATGATGGCGTATCTGCTCCACAGATACGACCGCATATTCGCAGACAATCTGTACTCCTATCGTAAGGACATAGGGGTGAAACAGGCCATCCGCAGGATTACCGGAGTAGACGGACTGGAAAGAAAATATTGCTACAAGGCGGACATCCACGACTATTTCAATTCCGTAAAACTCGAAAAACTGCTTCCGATCCTGGAAGATACCGTGGATCGGCAGACCTATGACGTCATATCGGGAATCCTTACAAACCCTCACGTCCTATCCGAAGGCAGGATCCTCAGAGAGGACAGCAAGGGGATCATGGCCGGCATCCCCATATCCGCATTTCTGGCCGACCTCTACCTCATGGACATGGACTTCCATTTTCAGGACGAGGGGGTGTTCTATGCGAGATATGCGGACGACATCCTGATACTGGCCGACTTCGAGGAGGAACTGGAAGAGTACAGGGAGTATGTCTGCAACCACCTGGCATCCAAGGGCCTCAGCATGAACCCGAAAAAGGAACACATATACTCCCCGGGAGAGACCATAGAATTCCTAGGGTTCGGAATCGACGGCGGAAAGGTTGACTTAGCGGATATCACTGTGAAGAAGATCAAGGCGAAGATCAGAAGGGCTTCCCGCAGCATATCGCGTTGGGGGGACAGGACCGGCGCCTCTCCGAAAGCCAGAATGACGGTGATGATCCAAAAATTCGACAGGATATTCTTCGGAGTGGAGTCCGGAGAACTGTCGTGGAAGAAATGGTACTTCCCCATGATCAACTCGATCGAGGGACTGGAGACGGTGGATCGCTACCTGCAGGAACGTATAAGATGGGTAGGGACCGGTCACAACAGAAAGAAGAACTATGAAGACATCCCCTACGAACTCATGAGCGCGCTGGGATACGTCCCGTTGGTCCACGAATACTATCTCTACAGAAAAGAATTAAAAGGAATGGATAATGGGGACGGCAACAGGGAAGATGTGTAA
- a CDS encoding AAA family ATPase, protein MKPLPIGVQDFKSVRKTDKYFVDKSMLIGQILDQNDCGVFLYTRPRRFGKSLNLSMLDAFFNIKYKGNDWFDGLEISKHHEYDVYKNAFPVISIDLKSCGVKDFNGFLKDFNSILFDVFDDFTYLRESLKLSEESKQLFTKYYAGDKDESDSKNAFKKLCSMLEKHHGTKVIVLMDEYDSAVNTVSDIGLRREIIAFLKGVMSSLFKGNDSLQMGIVTGVMQITKENIFSGLNNLYVDNILSKRFDEMFGFTDSEVQKICSDYGHPEKFGEAKEWYDGYRFGNADIYNPWSILNYVSEGFEPAPYWANTSGNDILEDLLLHADDGVLKDLGTLGSGGSVIHGISASLTFDDLCGNLGSIYSLMAMSGYLKAIPGEGGYRLSIPNKELYSVFSQMTFRFVFHDDDAFESLRAFSKAILSQDVQVMERSLYALMADTLSSRVLDNEHSYQAFIAGVLMMMSGRYSVTADRESGKGYYDIRMEKMSGPGCNVVMEIKRSDDAGSRERDAAGAIRHIREKDYARGLNGPTVLYGVAFFGKEPLIVSEML, encoded by the coding sequence ATGAAACCCCTTCCGATAGGTGTACAGGATTTTAAATCCGTTCGTAAAACGGACAAATATTTCGTTGACAAGAGTATGCTTATCGGACAGATTCTTGATCAGAATGATTGTGGAGTATTCCTATATACCAGGCCTCGTCGTTTCGGAAAATCCCTTAACCTGAGCATGCTTGATGCTTTTTTCAATATCAAATATAAAGGAAACGATTGGTTCGATGGACTCGAGATATCGAAACATCACGAATATGATGTTTATAAGAATGCATTTCCGGTAATATCCATCGATTTAAAATCTTGCGGCGTCAAGGATTTCAACGGTTTTTTGAAGGATTTCAATTCGATATTGTTCGATGTTTTTGATGATTTCACTTACCTCAGGGAATCTTTGAAGTTAAGCGAGGAGAGCAAACAACTGTTTACAAAGTATTACGCCGGGGACAAGGACGAATCCGATTCTAAAAATGCTTTTAAAAAACTATGTTCGATGCTGGAAAAACACCACGGAACCAAAGTGATAGTCCTCATGGATGAGTACGATTCTGCTGTCAACACAGTATCTGACATCGGACTTCGCCGTGAGATAATAGCTTTTTTGAAAGGGGTAATGTCCTCACTTTTCAAGGGAAACGATTCCCTTCAGATGGGTATTGTCACGGGAGTGATGCAGATCACCAAGGAGAACATATTCAGCGGTCTGAACAATCTCTATGTTGATAATATTTTGAGCAAGCGGTTCGATGAGATGTTCGGTTTCACCGACAGCGAAGTGCAGAAGATATGTTCCGATTACGGTCATCCGGAGAAGTTCGGGGAGGCCAAGGAGTGGTACGACGGCTATCGTTTCGGAAATGCGGACATCTATAATCCTTGGAGCATCCTCAACTATGTGTCGGAGGGTTTCGAGCCGGCACCGTACTGGGCCAACACCAGCGGGAACGACATTTTAGAAGACCTTCTTCTCCATGCGGACGACGGCGTCCTCAAGGACCTCGGGACCCTGGGTTCCGGAGGGAGCGTCATCCACGGTATTTCCGCATCCCTGACGTTCGACGACCTCTGCGGCAATCTCGGCAGCATATATTCCCTTATGGCTATGTCCGGGTACCTCAAGGCGATCCCGGGGGAGGGAGGATACAGACTTTCCATACCCAACAAGGAATTGTATTCGGTCTTCTCTCAGATGACGTTCCGTTTCGTTTTCCATGACGATGATGCGTTCGAAAGTCTCAGAGCCTTTTCCAAGGCGATCCTCTCCCAGGACGTCCAGGTCATGGAGAGGTCTCTGTATGCCCTGATGGCCGATACCCTCAGCTCCCGTGTATTGGATAACGAACATTCGTATCAGGCTTTCATAGCAGGGGTCCTGATGATGATGTCCGGAAGATATTCTGTAACGGCGGACAGGGAGTCCGGGAAGGGATACTACGACATCAGGATGGAAAAGATGTCGGGGCCCGGATGCAACGTTGTAATGGAGATCAAGAGGTCGGACGACGCAGGTTCCCGTGAGAGGGATGCGGCAGGGGCCATAAGGCACATCAGGGAGAAGGATTATGCACGCGGTCTGAACGGCCCTACCGTGCTGTACGGGGTGGCGTTCTTCGGGAAGGAGCCGCTTATAGTGTCCGAGATGCTCTGA
- a CDS encoding LabA-like NYN domain-containing protein has protein sequence MTLFAEHPYNRVMVFIDYRNIYEGCRFFEEYLGMDLFRLTQILVGTRDLIGAYIFDGKLPSSGGGDATVRMHNKFREQGFRVIARESLAIRDGKVVQKEVDVSLACEMLEHALLNHFDVAIVISGDRDFVPAMQKVQAAGKRVEVAAFEDVYNEECKRVADIYYLLDDIPFLILSNPSDAGEGPYE, from the coding sequence ATGACCCTCTTCGCCGAACACCCCTACAATCGCGTCATGGTATTCATCGACTATCGCAATATCTACGAAGGTTGCAGATTCTTCGAGGAATATTTGGGGATGGACCTCTTCAGGCTCACCCAGATCCTCGTAGGGACGAGAGACCTCATCGGCGCATACATATTCGACGGGAAGTTGCCGTCGTCCGGCGGAGGGGATGCCACGGTCCGCATGCACAACAAGTTCCGCGAGCAGGGTTTCAGGGTCATTGCGAGGGAGTCCCTCGCCATCCGCGACGGGAAGGTGGTCCAGAAGGAGGTCGACGTCTCCCTTGCCTGCGAGATGCTGGAACATGCCCTTCTCAACCATTTCGACGTCGCCATCGTGATCAGCGGGGACAGGGATTTCGTACCTGCGATGCAGAAGGTGCAGGCCGCCGGCAAGAGGGTGGAGGTGGCCGCCTTCGAGGACGTCTACAACGAGGAGTGCAAGAGGGTGGCGGACATCTACTACCTTCTGGACGACATCCCGTTCCTCATACTGTCCAATCCGTCCGATGCGGGGGAAGGGCCCTATGAGTGA
- a CDS encoding DUF3427 domain-containing protein gives MNDESLMLGLERGFLDYTVPANADRIPQFISNDPSRGEKVITTMREEMRNCDSFMFSVAFITYDGVNALLEEFKYLRDHGIPGKILTSQYQNFTEPKAIRKIQSLGNIEIKIVTEEQMKMHSKCYIFSRKGTYDVIIGSSNLTNNALCSNGEWNVRFNSLSTGELVKDIIDSFEKVFEHAMPITDQWMEVYEEIYDRYRFSTPAFHDIPAQNNGIRPNKMQEEALRGLQEIRNRGGTRALVISATGSGKTYLSAFDAKAYGGRFLYLVHRRPILNKSFESFRRVLGSGASMAKYDSSQGCPDEDYIFATVQTMSNPEVYRRIPRDRFDYIMIDEVHHIGAPTYQAIVDYFEPSFLAGMTATPDRSDGFDIYGFFHHNIAYEIRLKQAMEYNLVCPFHYFGISDIEVGGVSLDDVSRFSDIEFEKRVEYVIDNAEFYGHGGDRLRGLAFCSTLKEAEMFSTMFNRRGYRTAWVSGSLDKDVLEILIERLESDEEDYALDYIFAVDLFNEGVDIPSVNQVIMLRPTESPIVYIQQLGRGLRLDKGKDFVTVLDFIGNYDKNYNIPIALSDDHSYSKIEARRFVASGDSIIYGNSTISFDEVSKAKIYESIDKASFSKDAILVEAYMELKSKLGRIPKLIEFRKYGSMDVLNILLKHNSYHNFLKKKDKDYHTAFSPKAEEMLEYLTKIIAPGKRVLEVEVLKMICSGGDSVKERIEEMHPELDQNALNNIVSVFDGTFYKNHKNHKNHKNHKNDIKLISENKVCDDFLHMMEEAGFKEAVQDLIDLGLDNNTSYSPLYRDTNFVLNRMYTYDDVCRLMNWKANVNAQTIGGYKFDKTTNTFSIFINYVKGEDVVESQRYDDHFENRNTLIAFSKSTEGKGANNMVCVGDQVNNDVRIHLFVRKNKKDEGSKEFYYLGELDFVSFMNDEKPVKIMYRLKDEVRSDLFDYFNS, from the coding sequence ATGAACGACGAATCTTTGATGCTGGGTCTTGAAAGGGGATTCTTGGACTACACAGTCCCTGCCAATGCAGACCGTATCCCCCAGTTCATATCCAACGACCCGTCCCGTGGGGAGAAGGTCATAACCACCATGAGGGAGGAGATGAGGAACTGCGACTCCTTCATGTTCTCCGTCGCATTCATCACATACGACGGTGTGAACGCCCTTCTGGAGGAATTCAAGTATCTCCGCGACCACGGCATCCCCGGGAAGATACTGACGTCCCAGTATCAGAATTTCACAGAACCGAAGGCCATAAGGAAGATCCAATCCCTTGGCAACATCGAGATAAAGATCGTGACCGAGGAGCAGATGAAGATGCATTCCAAATGCTACATCTTCTCCCGGAAAGGTACCTACGACGTCATCATAGGCAGCAGCAACCTTACGAACAACGCCTTGTGTTCCAACGGGGAATGGAACGTCAGATTCAACTCCCTGTCCACCGGCGAGTTGGTCAAGGACATCATCGACAGTTTCGAAAAGGTGTTCGAGCATGCGATGCCGATAACCGACCAGTGGATGGAGGTGTATGAGGAGATCTACGACAGGTATCGGTTCTCCACACCCGCATTCCACGACATCCCTGCCCAAAACAACGGGATAAGACCCAACAAGATGCAGGAAGAGGCCCTTCGCGGTCTCCAGGAGATACGCAACAGGGGAGGCACCCGTGCACTGGTCATCTCCGCCACCGGAAGCGGAAAAACATACCTGTCCGCTTTCGACGCCAAGGCGTACGGGGGAAGGTTCCTATATCTGGTACATAGGAGGCCGATCCTTAACAAATCATTCGAGAGTTTCAGGAGGGTCCTCGGTTCCGGGGCCTCCATGGCGAAGTATGACAGTTCCCAAGGGTGTCCGGATGAAGACTACATATTCGCCACGGTGCAGACCATGTCCAATCCGGAGGTCTACAGAAGGATCCCGAGGGACCGTTTCGACTACATCATGATCGACGAGGTCCATCACATCGGTGCCCCCACATACCAGGCCATCGTGGACTATTTCGAACCCAGTTTCCTGGCCGGGATGACGGCCACACCCGATCGTTCCGACGGTTTCGACATCTATGGTTTCTTCCATCACAACATCGCTTACGAGATCAGGCTGAAACAGGCCATGGAGTACAATCTGGTCTGTCCCTTCCATTATTTCGGTATATCGGACATAGAGGTGGGAGGGGTATCCCTCGACGACGTCTCTCGTTTCTCGGACATAGAGTTCGAGAAGAGGGTCGAATATGTGATAGACAATGCAGAATTCTATGGGCATGGCGGAGACCGTTTGAGGGGATTGGCGTTCTGCAGCACCCTCAAAGAGGCCGAGATGTTCTCCACCATGTTCAACAGACGCGGATACCGTACCGCCTGGGTATCCGGCAGTCTAGACAAGGATGTCCTCGAGATCCTCATAGAGAGGTTGGAGTCGGACGAGGAGGACTATGCGTTGGACTACATCTTTGCAGTTGACCTGTTCAACGAAGGAGTGGACATCCCCTCCGTCAACCAGGTCATAATGCTCCGTCCTACGGAATCCCCCATAGTGTACATACAGCAGCTGGGGCGCGGATTGAGGCTCGACAAAGGTAAGGATTTCGTCACCGTCCTCGACTTCATAGGCAACTATGACAAGAACTACAATATCCCGATAGCCCTCTCTGACGACCATTCCTACAGCAAGATCGAGGCCAGAAGATTCGTGGCATCCGGGGACAGCATAATCTACGGTAACTCGACCATAAGTTTCGACGAGGTGTCGAAAGCCAAGATCTATGAATCGATAGATAAGGCCAGTTTTTCCAAGGATGCCATCCTGGTGGAGGCATATATGGAACTCAAATCCAAACTCGGACGGATCCCCAAGCTCATCGAATTCAGGAAGTACGGTTCGATGGACGTCCTCAACATTCTGTTAAAGCACAATTCATATCATAATTTCCTGAAGAAGAAGGACAAGGACTATCATACCGCATTCTCTCCGAAGGCGGAGGAGATGCTGGAGTATCTCACCAAGATCATCGCCCCTGGGAAAAGGGTCTTGGAGGTCGAGGTCTTGAAGATGATATGTTCCGGCGGCGACAGTGTCAAAGAACGTATCGAGGAGATGCATCCGGAACTGGATCAAAACGCGTTGAACAACATCGTATCGGTTTTCGATGGTACATTCTATAAAAACCATAAAAACCATAAAAACCATAAAAACCATAAAAACGACATCAAATTGATCTCCGAGAACAAGGTGTGTGACGATTTCCTTCACATGATGGAAGAGGCGGGTTTCAAGGAGGCCGTACAGGACCTGATTGATCTGGGTCTGGACAACAATACCTCATACTCCCCGTTGTATCGCGATACCAATTTCGTGCTGAACAGGATGTATACATACGACGATGTCTGCAGGCTGATGAATTGGAAGGCCAATGTGAATGCCCAGACTATCGGAGGATACAAGTTCGACAAGACGACCAACACATTCTCCATATTCATCAACTATGTGAAAGGGGAGGACGTTGTGGAATCACAGCGTTACGATGACCATTTCGAGAACAGGAACACCCTGATCGCATTCTCCAAATCCACAGAGGGCAAGGGTGCCAATAATATGGTGTGTGTGGGGGACCAGGTCAATAATGACGTCAGGATACACCTTTTCGTACGTAAGAACAAGAAAGACGAAGGCTCCAAGGAATTC